TTTCCTGCTGGATTTTTCGGAATGGAATCGATAAATGCAACACGACGAATCTTCTTGTACGGTGCAACCTGCAAGAAGAAAAACCGATTCAGCATCAGAAATTTAAATTGCATATCGCTAAGAAACATGTAAGTAACAATTAGAAGGATACCTGTTTTGCAATAAAATCCATGGTTTGAGCCGCAGTGAGGCTACTTCCAGGGTTTCTCACTATATAAGCCATTGGAATCTGCCCTGCTTCTTCGTCGGGATACCTGATAACAAATTTTCATGAGAATAATATAGGAAACCGCCATTCTTTCCAATATATGTTCCCCTGTGAGATGTCCTCTCTTATGTTTTCACTCAGAAAAATGTCAAAGCAAAAAGTACAATATTCAGCCCATATACCATTTAacggagaaaaaaaaaaaggagaaacaaaagacATACGGAATCACAGCTGCATCAGCAATTTCAGGATGGGAATGAAGTAAATGCTCCAATTCAGCTGGAGGTACCTGTCATTTGGTTTGTATACAAAGAGATTATTTCTGTCCCGAAAATCTATATTTATACTAAGTGAACACTGCCAACAACTCAATATCACCTGATATGCCTTGTATTTGATCAATTCCTTCAATCTATCTACAATGTAAAGGAACCCCTCTGTGTCAAAATAGCAAATATCACCAGTTTTTAACCACCCTTCTGAATCCAAGGTTTCCGCTGTTGCCTTCTCATCACCTAGATAACCTGAATTTGACACAATCATATAAGTGCTTCAACTTTgtgaaatataaaagaaaaaatttttatatgatattatgCAGTCCTCCCATATTTTTAGTTTTACAGAATGagaaccttttcttttttttttttctttattcaacCCATCTGTCTTGCAACAGCATTTTACTCATTTAGACACGAAACAGTAAAAGGCAAAAAGAGTATGTACCCTTCATTACTGTTGGGCCCCGCAACCATAGTTCCCCTCTCTGCCCGGGTGGCAGCGACTCTCCAGTTTCAGGATCAACAATCTTGGCTTCCATATTTTCGGCAAGGCGGCCGACAGTCCCATACCGAGCAGCCTCCTCAGGCCCTAACACATTAGTTGCTCCTCCTCCAGTCTCAGTCAGCCCATACCCCTTAATAAAAATGAATACCAACCCAAAACATTAGGTTAAATTTCTCCCTAAGAAAGTACCAACTTGATATCTTTTGAGAGATTTTTATTTTCCCTTTACTCGAACACTAGTTATCGAACTTGATTTGACCATTTGATGTCTTAATGTTTTCTTCCCTAATGAAGTTATGTTTATTTCGTACAAGAAAACAAGTTAGATATCTTTTGAACTCGTTATGTTCTTTTCCAATTAAAGAAAAACCCATTTAAATATGCTTAATATACCTTGAGCCCCGTATAAAAGGCATTAAAAGTATTATGAAgattactatattaaaatttaaattgtatttgGAGATAAATTAgttattatatttagatcaaaaagtaaattaatcTTTTTTTGTTAAAGATTCGTTCATTTGTAACGTTAAAAGCTAGCGTAATTGATTGAAATAACTATAACATGTAACGTGCCAATATCTTAcagtaaaaattaataaaactttTAACAAAAAGATCATTTACATTTTGATCTAATTTAAAgaaactaatttatttattttttaatagaaaaacaaaatataatttcattaaaaacctaaatttttataaattaatactagtattattttattaattctttATGTTGTTAGTAGCAACTAGCAAGTTGGCATTTtcaatattttagatttttaaaatttatattaactatcaattaTTGTAGTAAACTTTATAATATGATTatttctcaattaaattattctagAAAACatcaataaataaattaaataaaatacctGTAGCAATAACACATTGGGGAACTTCTCGTTGAACAGCTGAGCTACCTCCCGACCAAGCGGCGCGCCACCGCAGCCAAGCATTTGAAGTGAGCTCAAGTCGAACTTTTTAGTCAAATTCGATTTGACAAACGCCAGCACAAGCGGCGGCGATACCGGCATGAAAGTAATCTTGTACTTCTCGATGGCTCTCAGCATCTCGGCAAATTCAAACCTCTCCGTCAAAACTACGGTATCAGCCGACAAAACCGCCCCTAACAGCATAAAGAAACCGAATACGTGGAACAGTGGCACGGTGAAGAATGTCACCGATCGCGGTGGATTGTCGCTACCTTCAGCTTCGATTGTGTTGTAGTGATGAATCCCCGCCATCATTGCGATTAAGTTGCGGTGAGACATCATCACACCCTTTACCCGCCCAGTGGTTCCGGAAGAATATAAAATGGCTGCCGAATCGGACTGATTTACCTTGATTCGTTTAATGATGTTACCATCGATATTGGACTGAGTTAAGAAATATAGAAACTCGGGCGAGTCCAAGAGGATAGTTCCGTGTTTGAGAGATGGAATTTTATGAGAGGTTCGTGAAGTAGCAAAGGCAATAACCGGTTTACTGAGCTGGACCTGGTGAGCGATTTCCGAGTTGGAACCAAGCGGGTTAGCGGGAGAGACGATGATTCCCAACGACATGAGAGCAAAGAAAAGCACAGGGATATGAAGAGAAGTAGGGGAGAGGACGAAAGCGACATCGTTTTGGGACAGAGAGTAGCGTTTTTTGAGACAGTAAGCAAGGGAACGGACCTGAGAAACGAATTCAGAGTAACTCAGCGTTTGGCCGGTGGTTGCATTGACGGCGAAAGGGGTGGCGCCGCTGGTGGAAATGGAAGAGAAGATGGAGAGACAATATTCCGCGACGGAAAGAGGTTGATCAGCTGGCGGGAGAGGGACGGGCTGCCTTAAGCTACTGTAAATTCTCGTTTCGTAACAGAATCCGGCGTTTGAACGGCTTGGAtttctttccgccatggaaatggAGATTGAAGTGAAGCTGGTCGGTAATTCAAAAACGTtaggaattaaattaaattacgtCTCAAATTTGGTTTTGGCGAagctttatttaattaaattaaacatatagaCAATGATTGATTTGAGGTACATAAAGTTTGGACTTTTCTTATTATTGTTTTCGGTGGTCTACTTAATTCGAAGTCTATGTTTGACTTTTATGTAAGAAACATTAAATGTATTAAGTTAAATTTTGcacttataaatatatataaaattcgatcaaattattaaaataattatttttgtttactttatattatattttaattattttatttgaaatgttatgttttaatcacttatgttaatatattttaatattttaatcactAAATCGTTGATTAAAATTAATGAtgtaatatattaaatcatattttaaattttaatgtaactaattttaacaaataggaaatataga
This is a stretch of genomic DNA from Gossypium arboreum isolate Shixiya-1 chromosome 11, ASM2569848v2, whole genome shotgun sequence. It encodes these proteins:
- the LOC108479900 gene encoding 4-coumarate--CoA ligase-like 9, coding for MAERNPSRSNAGFCYETRIYSSLRQPVPLPPADQPLSVAEYCLSIFSSISTSGATPFAVNATTGQTLSYSEFVSQVRSLAYCLKKRYSLSQNDVAFVLSPTSLHIPVLFFALMSLGIIVSPANPLGSNSEIAHQVQLSKPVIAFATSRTSHKIPSLKHGTILLDSPEFLYFLTQSNIDGNIIKRIKVNQSDSAAILYSSGTTGRVKGVMMSHRNLIAMMAGIHHYNTIEAEGSDNPPRSVTFFTVPLFHVFGFFMLLGAVLSADTVVLTERFEFAEMLRAIEKYKITFMPVSPPLVLAFVKSNLTKKFDLSSLQMLGCGGAPLGREVAQLFNEKFPNVLLLQGYGLTETGGGATNVLGPEEAARYGTVGRLAENMEAKIVDPETGESLPPGQRGELWLRGPTVMKGYLGDEKATAETLDSEGWLKTGDICYFDTEGFLYIVDRLKELIKYKAYQVPPAELEHLLHSHPEIADAAVIPYPDEEAGQIPMAYIVRNPGSSLTAAQTMDFIAKQVAPYKKIRRVAFIDSIPKNPAGKILRRELVNHTGGLSRL